The sequence below is a genomic window from Myxococcus xanthus.
CACATAGCCGCGCGCCACCAGCGCCTTGTCGACAGGCGGGCTCACGCGGCCACCCCTTCCAGTGGCGTGGCGGCGGCCGTCCGAGGCGACAACGAAACGCCCTGCGCGTGGGCCCACGTCATCAGCCGCTCCGTCACCAGCCGCGCGGAGATGAGCACCGTGGGCAGCCCCGTTCCCGGCTGCGTGGAAGCACCGACGAAGAAGAGGTTCTTCACCCGCGCGTCCTGGTTGGACGGACGGAAGGGGCCAATCTGCGTGAAGTTCTGGGACAGACCGAAGGCGCTGCCACGCGCCAGGTTGAAGGTGCCGGCCCAGTCATCCGGGGTGAAGACGCGCTCCACCTCGATGTCCGACTCCAGCGACGGGAAGCCCAGCTCCGCCATGCGCGCGAAGAACTTCGCGCGCACCTTCGGCCCCTCCACCTTCCAGTCCAGGTCCGGGTGCTGGTGCGGCACGGGCACCAGCACATAGAGCGCATCCTTGCCCTCGGGCGCCAGGGACGCGTCGGTGCGCGTGGGCGCGTTGACGTAGAAGCTGGGGTCCTCTGGCACGCGGAAGCGCTCGAAGATGTCGTCGAAGGAGCCCTTGTAGTCCCGGCCGAACACCACGTTGTGGTGCAAGAGCTCCGGGTAGCGCCGCTTCATGCCCAGATAGAGCATGTAGCCGCTGGACGTGTAGCGCAGCTTCTCCTTGCGCTTGAGCGTCGTCGCCTTCGGGTCCAGCAGCTTCTCGTACGCGTAGGGCAGGTCCGCGTTGCACAGCACCGCGTCCGCCTCCACCACCTCGCCGCCCTCCAGCCGCACGCCTCGAGTCCGGCCGCCATCGGTGAGGATGCGCTCCACGGGCGCGCCGTAGTGGAAGCGCACACCCTCCTCGCGCGCCAGCCGCTCCAGGGCCTGGGGAATGGCATACAGGCCGCCCTTCGGGAACCAGATGCCCACACCCAGCTCGGTGAAGGGCAGCAGGCCGTACACCGCGGGCGACGCGTAGGGTGACACGCCCAGGTACATCGTCTGGAAGGTCATCGCCGCGCGCAGCCGCTCGTCCTGGAAGAAGCGGCTGACGTCCGCGTACATTCGGCGGTGAGCGCGGACCTGGAAGATGCGCGCGAGCACGCGCGGCGAGAGGTAGTCACGCAGGCCCGCGTAGTTGCGCCCCACCAGGTGGTCCAGGCTCGTTCGATACTGGACGCGGCCCTGGGCCAGGAAGGCGAGGTAGCGCGCGTAACTGCCGGGCTCCACGCGCTCCAACTCTCGGCCCATGGCGCACAACTCTGACGTGAAGGTGACATCCGAACCGTCCCGGAAGTGGACCCGATAGTTCGGGTCGCACCTGAGCAGCGTCAGGTAGTCCTCGATGCGGCGGCCCACCGCGCGGAAGGTCTCCTCGAACACCTCCGGCATCAGCACGATGGTGGGGCCCAGGTCCCACGTGAAGCCATCCACCTGCAATCGGTTGCAGCGCCCACCCGGTCCCTGCGTCTTCTCGAAGACCTGGACGTCGAAGCCCTGGTGCGCCAGCCGGGCAGCGGCGGCCAGCCCGCCCACGCCCGCGCCCACCACCACGATGCGCCTGCCCTGTGTCGATGCACTCATGGCGTCCTCAGGCGGCGCGGTGGGCCAGCCGGGCGATGAGCGCGTCGAGCAGCTCTCTCACACCGTTGGGATTGGGCAGCGACTGCAACGAGCGGCGGGCGGCCCTGGAGGCACGCACCACCATGCGCTCACACGCGGCCCGGCCTCCGCAGGACTCCACCAGCGCGCGGGCCCGCGCCAGCGCGGCGGCGTCCTTCTGCTCCACCGGCAGCGCCCACAGCGCCTCCAGCTCCGTGCGCTCGGCCTCGGTGGCGCGCGCGAAGGCGGCCAGCACTGGAAAGGTTCGCTTGCCTTGGAGGAAGTCGCCGTCAGCGGCCTTGCCAGCGACGTTCGAATCACCAAAAAGGCCCAGCAAATCGTCCCGAAGCTGGTAGGCAAGACCGACGTGACGGCCCACGCGCTCCAACTCCTCCACCAAGCCGCTGCTGGCACCGCCGAGCATGGCCCCGCACACCAGCGGGGCGCAGAAGCCGTAGCGCGCCGTCTTGAGATGCGCCACGCGCAGCGTCTGGAAGAGCGTCACCTCCGCCAGCGGCGCGCGGCCCAGGTCCAGGTCCAGGTACTGCCCGGCCGCCGTGTGACGGCACACGCCCAGGTAGTACTGCACCACGCCCGCGACGCACGTCAGCCCCGAGCCCAGCATGACCTCCAGGGCGCGCGCGAAGAGGTGGTCCCCCACCACCACGGCCAGGTCCTCGCCCGCGCGTCCTGGCGCCAGCATCCGGTGGAGGGGCGCGGCGCCCCGCCGCAGCTCCGCCTGATCCGCCACGTCGTCATGGATGAGGAGG
It includes:
- a CDS encoding polyprenyl synthetase family protein, yielding MALTLPDAQPPTGLLPLEQAWLQLVQTEVETSLAELFELPDEAGLDVRWTQALTQARAYTLRPAKRLRPALVMAGHCLARGSAVVPSGLWRFAAGLELLHTFLLIHDDVADQAELRRGAAPLHRMLAPGRAGEDLAVVVGDHLFARALEVMLGSGLTCVAGVVQYYLGVCRHTAAGQYLDLDLGRAPLAEVTLFQTLRVAHLKTARYGFCAPLVCGAMLGGASSGLVEELERVGRHVGLAYQLRDDLLGLFGDSNVAGKAADGDFLQGKRTFPVLAAFARATEAERTELEALWALPVEQKDAAALARARALVESCGGRAACERMVVRASRAARRSLQSLPNPNGVRELLDALIARLAHRAA
- a CDS encoding phytoene desaturase family protein, with translation MSASTQGRRIVVVGAGVGGLAAAARLAHQGFDVQVFEKTQGPGGRCNRLQVDGFTWDLGPTIVLMPEVFEETFRAVGRRIEDYLTLLRCDPNYRVHFRDGSDVTFTSELCAMGRELERVEPGSYARYLAFLAQGRVQYRTSLDHLVGRNYAGLRDYLSPRVLARIFQVRAHRRMYADVSRFFQDERLRAAMTFQTMYLGVSPYASPAVYGLLPFTELGVGIWFPKGGLYAIPQALERLAREEGVRFHYGAPVERILTDGGRTRGVRLEGGEVVEADAVLCNADLPYAYEKLLDPKATTLKRKEKLRYTSSGYMLYLGMKRRYPELLHHNVVFGRDYKGSFDDIFERFRVPEDPSFYVNAPTRTDASLAPEGKDALYVLVPVPHQHPDLDWKVEGPKVRAKFFARMAELGFPSLESDIEVERVFTPDDWAGTFNLARGSAFGLSQNFTQIGPFRPSNQDARVKNLFFVGASTQPGTGLPTVLISARLVTERLMTWAHAQGVSLSPRTAAATPLEGVAA